A region of the Leopardus geoffroyi isolate Oge1 chromosome C2, O.geoffroyi_Oge1_pat1.0, whole genome shotgun sequence genome:
GTTAAAACAGCAGTGTTTCAGTgagaagtagagagagggagactaccGGCTCTCTTCCTACAGGGGACAATCAGGAAAGCACTCAGGAGAAAATGGTATTTGTTTTGGGTCTTGACAGATGAGCAGGAGTTTATCAaaagttgaagaagaaaaatccaatCAGGGTAAGAGTATATGTGCTTCTAGCTGTGTCTCTGGAGCGTTAGTCTCAATCTATGTTGTGCATTTCTGTCACAATAAAGAAGAGATTTGAGCATTCACTTCCAACATGGGTTTATTTACTTCCAACATAGGTTTACttacaaattaaatatatgtactgTTTTGCGAATTTCAGTACACATAAGACATATGCTAAATAGGAATTAAATAGCAACTTACTATGTTCTTATATACTCTTTGCATCGCCTTGCATATTCCTCATTTGGAGATCATTACAGCCTTTCTAGTCTGGGCATTGGAGAGAGTGTTAGAGGGTGTGGCTAGAAAAGAGGCCCAAGGCCAGGTGGTAAAGGGCTGTGAATGCTAGTCATAGACATTTAGGTTTTATCCTGTAGATGATGGGAGCCACTGAAAAGTTTAAGAAGGCAAGTCACTTGGAGAGATGCTTAGAGAGACTGCCCTGATTGTGCCCTTTTTCTCACCCCGGAGCTTTGGGTTTTAACTTTGGATGGTCTGTCATCAGCCTGGGACTGAACACTTTGGGACTCTGATTTCTCTCTTGGTGTTTCTGTAGGTGACACCCCATCACCCTATTCCCCCAACTCTGAAAAACAGCTCCTGAAACCTGAATTATAGAGCATCATTTTAATTGGACAAACTGCAGCTGAAACAAGCTTCTCTTTGAGGTCACGATGGCCACCCAAGGCAGGGGAACTTTAGGCCTCATCCCTAGGGGTGCGGTTCTGCAGAAGCAGGAGTGGCGCCAGACCATGAAGCAGGAGCCAGGGAGCCAGACCTGGGGTCAGGCCTGCAATCTCCAAAAGAACCACCCTCCCGTCTGTGAAATTTTCCGGCTCCACTTCAGACAGTTATGTTATCATGAGATGTCTGGGCCTCAGGAGGCACTGAGCCGGCTCCGGGAGCTCTGCCACTGGTGGCTCATGCCAGAGGTACACACTAAGGAGCAGATTCTGGAGCTGCTGGTGCTGGAGCAGTTCCTGACCATTCTGCCTGGGGAGCTCCGGACCTGGGTGCAGCTGCATCAACCTGAGAATGGTGAGGAGGCTGTGGCTGTGGTGGAGGATTTCCAGAGACACCTCAGTGGACCAGGAGAGGTGAGCAGATGAGTCTAGAATGGCCTCTGGAACCATTCTTTAGTGCTTGGGCTAACCTGGGAATAGTAATTCTCCATTCCCTGAGATCTAGGCTGGTTTGCCCAGAGGATTCCTAAGCTAGTTCCATGGATACAGAGGAAATAGTTTTTGTGCTtcaagccaaaaaacaaaaatgcacatCCCGGCCAAGTTCTGTGCATCAGTTTGTGAAATACTGTGTCGTGAGCCTAGCTTCAGCCTAGAGATCCACACAGTACTCCTGGCAGGTAGAAGATCAACACGCTGGTTAGAGTGGGGGAGTGTGGTAGGGAGAGGTAGTTTTTGGGGTGTGTTGATCACATGGGCCTTCATTTGATAAGTTCTCACTGCTCACTTCCTCATACTTTTCAGAGTctattctctctcttgctgtcttttaGGTTTCTTATCAGAGGTGATATTTCAGGGCATcataatcatttatttcttttctagcttTCCAAACCCAACTgaggtctctctctccttttttttttcttttaattctaattttgGTTTATCCTATTTCCTAGGGTTCTTTCAAATTTAAAGCCAAGGGAATTCAAATCAGAGGAAAAGTTGGAGAGTCAGCAGTGTGTCAACAGTGGAAAATCTGGCTTCTAGGACAACAGAGGGAACTAACTCTGTGACCatgtgtatcagtcagggtttaGCCAAAGAAGCAAAACCAGtaggaaattatatatattatatacttacatTTGTGTGTATAGTTACATTATTGCCACAAAATGGCTTCTGTGGTTATGGGGACTGGCaggcaagtctgaaatcaatAGAGCAGACCATCAGGAAGGGCCAGCTGGAATTCAGGCACAAGCTGAAGCTGCTGTTTACATGCAGAATTACTTTTTCATGGAACTTCTAGCTGTGATTTTAAGGTTTTGCAACTGATTGAATCAGACCCATCCAGATGatctaggataatctcctttacttaGAGTAAACTGAGTATGGATTTTGATCACATGTACAGAATACCTTCACAACACCACCCAGATTATTGCTAAATTGACACATTAAAAGTGCTAAGTTGACACATGGTAAGTTAGCTCTCATGAGTCTAAAATTGCTCTTATAACTAACTGAGTAGGGTAGATTAGGTTCTCCTCTACTTTTACTCCTTTGTACTTTACCAGGGAAAACCAGTATATGAAAATTCCCAAGTACCCAGCATATCATTgtattcattgctttttttttttttttttaattttttttttcaacgtttatttatttttgggacagagagagacagagcatgaacgggggaggggcagagagagagggagacacagaatcggaagcaggctccaggctctgagccatcagcccagagcccgacgcggggctcgaactcatgaaccgcgagatcgtgacctggctgaagtcggacgcttaaccgactgcgccacccaggcgcccctgtattcattgctttaaaaaaaaaaaaaaaaaatagttacaatatTTAGGCCTAGGGAATCAATTCCAGTTGATTGGAGTCTGAGGACTAGACTTTTTCCCAAGAGTACTGGCCATGCCCATTTGTCATTAAATCCATtgtcaaccattatttctttggATACGGAAGTAAATGCAGGGATAAATCAGCCATCACCAGGATCTAGAGAGCAACTAGGTTCAAGCATGGGCAGAGACTAGTGGCTGAAACGTTCTGAGTGCCATTTAGTGAGGAGGGTAGAAGGaaattttccctctttcccacctTCATATGCTTAAGCTGAAGAGAATGTTCCTTCCATCAAAACTTAATCTTTTATCCAGGGAGCCTCAGAAAAAGGTGACTAAGTCAGAAACTCAAGAGAGCAACTTAGAGTTGACAGGGCAGCTGAACACTCTTGGCTCCTGCCTAGGAGTAGGCTCTTTGGACTCTTATTTCTTACAGCCATTATTGTTGGCTTGTTCTCTGACAGGGAGGACATGAAAACGGGactgtcttggggtgcctgagtggctcagtcggttaagcatccgactttggccaggtcatgatctcacagtctgtgagttcgagtcctgcatcaggctctgtgctgacagctcagagcctggaccctgcttcagattctgtgtctccctctctgcccctctccctctcccactcatgctctgtctgtctctccttcaaaaataaatatttaaaatttttttttttaaaaaagaacacggGTCTGTCTTTCCTAGCATAGGctcagaaaatgtatttatggCTAAATGAGTAAACAAGCTTTTTCATGGCAGTTTGCCAGGAGGAGATTAAAGAATATCAGGGCAGATCAGAGTCATTCTGCTCAGCCGGAGTGGGCATGTGCAAATGTGCACTTTGAGGCTGAAGAGGGTTGTAGGGTAGTCCTTGCTGGGCTGTAGAATCATGCAATTTACAAAATGCTTCTATATCCTGTATCTTATTTCAGCTCCTAGCAGGCTTAAAAAATATGCAGAGAGTAATCATCTCCATTTGACAAGTGATGCAAGGACAGAAAAGTAATTGATTCATCTAAGATGGCAGAGTTAGTGAATGTTCTCTTTGTCCATGAGATTTAGGCGAAGTGTGGTTATTGCTAATTACCACCGAGTGTGGGAATCAGAATTTTCCAGCTCCCTAGGTTCTAAGCCACTAGTTTTTCCCTAGTATCTTGCTGTTGAATGCCATCTTAGAATGAAAATTGGAATGGGGTTTTCTTgcctacaaagaaaagaaacttaggAGTTTCTGAGTCCTATATAATAAACAGGAACTGGACCAGCATTTAATTGTTGGTGAATTTCAAGATTGTGTTATCACAATGCAGTTAGGTTCTATCTTCTGCCAGTACTCAGCATTTGTATGTAAGAGCTGGAACTCCCATTTATAAGACTGCCCAGTGGAGAACCTGGGCACCACAGACTCCAGGGAGCCTCTTGGTTCTGTCACTATGCTGGAGAAATATACAATAAAGGAATGAGTCCCTTCATATTTCAGCAGATGTAAGCCAGTGGGGTAAGTGAAGAAGTTATTTGCACCTATGCACCCAAGCTGTACTATATGTACGTGTTAGTGCAAGCAGGTGAACCTATAAACGTTATTCATTTAGATAGTGTCTTAGGTTTTCTGCCCCAAATGCTGGTGAAAAAGTAACCGTGAGACTGTGCGGAGATGGTGTGATGACAATAAGCAAGATTTAGAAATACCTATGATCTGAGGTATTTTCAAGGTCTCTAAAGATTGGTGCTATCTGATCTTATTtgactttttatataaattattttggagGCGTAGTACATATTGACAACTGGGTTTGCAGGtaactttaaaaactaatataggggcgcctgggtggcgcagtcggttaagcgtccgacttcagccaggtcacgatctcgcggtccgggagttcgcgccctgcgtcaggctctgggctgatggctcagaacctggagcctgtttccgattctgtgtctccctctctctctgcccctaccccgttcatgctctgtctctctctgtcccaaaaataaataaacgttgaaaaaaaataaaataaaataaaaactagtattaagcattgaaaggaaaaaaaaaagtattaagagAAGGTCAGCAAATATTAACACCAACATTAGGCCAAGAATTGTTCTAGGGGCAAGTGATCAACACAAAGTTCTTACCCTCAGACAGCTTATATTTCATTGGGGGATAAATAGGCAATAAAGgcataaataagataatttaagGATTAAGACATATAGAAAATGTAACCAGGTTATTTGAGAGATAGTGACTACCCTTGCTTTGTCAGTATGGTCAGAGATGGCCTCTCTAAAGAGGAAACACTTTCACTGAGAGAAATTAGAAACACTGTCGTGGTTTGTCAGCACTATTTTGGGTCATTGCTTCTGCTGTCAGCTTCAGTAGcattatatatgcacatatatgtacatacatctatcattttttattctctaggtactttttttaagtttatttgtttatgttgagagagagaaagggagcaggggaggggcagaaagagagagagagggtcccaagcaggctctaagctgtcagtgcagagcctgacgtggggctcaaactcagaaattgtgagatcgtgacctcagctgaaaccaagagttggacacttaactgactgagccacccagcgccccaatTTCCTAGGTACTTCTGATTGGCCTTTTCTGTAGGCTAAGGTCACAGGGAGTGTACAGAATTACTCTCCTGGCTCCTTTTTCTAGATTGTTCTTCGTAAGCAAATTTGTGTGTGAAGAATTGACAAAATGGAAATGGTTTTATAATCTGGTCTTCAAGCTCCTACTGACAGGTTCAACAGAGGGATAGCAAGCAGAATTGCATGCTATAGATTGCGCTTTGACAATTTTTCCCCCAGAAGGCTGTACTGTTGGGGCTGGAACGACATTGGCTGTTCttttcctggctttcttttggggATGTTTCTTAGAGGTTTTGGGTTCCATACCTTGAGGGGCACTCTTATGAATCCAATTATAATACTTTGTTCCTAGGTTTCAACTCCTGCACAGGAACAGGAAATACATTTGGAGGAGACCACAGCCCTGGGCACATCAGAAGAATTTCTTCCTACCTCGCCCCTCAGTGAGGGTTCAGCCCCTGGAGCCCACCTGGAGCCTCCTCAGGACCCAGGGACATACCTCCTCCACAATGGGCACTCTGGTACTCAACTCCCCAGCTCTGGCCTCGAGTGCTGCCTCCCGCTTCTCCTCAAGTCTCCTTTCCGTTATCTCCCTATCTCCCACCCTGTTGGAATCCCTCAATGTCCTGCCCTCTGTCTTTCTTCCCTAGTAACTTTGTCTGTTCCTATTGCTTATTCTCCAATCATTCATGTATTTAGCAAGTTTCAGTCAAGCACATGTCATAGGTTAGGCACTGCTGGGGaccagagagatagagcacacaGTCACTGCTTTCACAGAGCTTGTTATCCAGTTGGCAGAGAGTGAGTCATAAGTGCAAGAAGAGGCATTTTGTAAGATAACGTTGAGTGACATCTATCCCCAGGCATTTGATGCCATGAGAGTGAACATAATGGACAtcataaacattgggaaaaatcACTGTGGGCTGGAGCAGATAGGGGATGCTTATTGGAGAAGGAAGCAGTGGGATTGAACAATGAAAATGGGATAGCatttgaaggggagagaaaagtgAGAGGCACCAGAGCAGAGGATATAAACAAAAACTGTAAATGAGGGTTCCTTGGACCCCAGTGAAGTGTAATGAGGAAGGACTATTTTTCAGCGCCCAGGGTCTGCTTATACAGGACCTTAGGGTTGACGCTAGGAAAATTTTGGTGGGCAAGAGTTGATGTGTTAGAAACAGTATTTCAAGAGGACTATTCTGACATGTAACCATTGTGGATTGAATGGGAAGACCAATGGCTTAGAGCATCTGTAAGAGGCTAGTGTGCCAGAATGGATGTGAGGCAATTATTGTCTGAGCAATGTTGAGTGGAATAGAAATTGACTGATGTGACACACATATGAAGGAAGAATCCAAGAGACAGTGGAAAGGAAGAATTAGGGGGTTTGGCCAGTGTTTGGATTCATTGACAGAAAGAGGGAAGTCAGGAAAGGAAGATGGTCAGAacatccattttttattttgaatttgaggTGATGAGGGACACCCAAAGGAAACGTCCTGTAGGTAACTGGAAGCTTCTGATAGGAGTGTAGGAAAGAGCTAGGAACTGCGAAAGCAGCGTTAGAGCATTGATAGTCGGTGAGATCTCTGACAGAGCAAAAAGAGATGCTCTGAGGTCTGAGAGCCTCCAGTGTCCATAATGAGAAGGCAAGAGAAGGAAGTGAAACCAGAACGAGGGGCCAGAGATGTGAGAGGAAAAGCAGGCTGGGCTGATGCTAGGGAAGCCATGGGGAGAGAGAGCGGGCAGAAGTATAGCTTCCTTCAGAGAGGTTGAAGCGAGTGAGGGCTGGGAGGAATGGCCAGTTCTCAGTTTGACCAAGGACCCTCTGCACCCTCAGAAAAACGCCTGCCTGGAAGAGGGATGAGAGGCAGTGTGTGGAGCCGCCTGGGTTCTCTTGAATCCACTCACTGGGACACAGACCTTACTGGGGCCAAGGCAGGGCTGTCCTCATAGCTTTCTTTCCTCCGTCAGGTCAGTGTGCTTCCCCGGTGCCTGCCGTTTCCCAAGCTGGGAAGTCAGGAGACCAGGCAGCAGCAACTGTGCTTCGGATGGTCAGGCCCCAGGTGAGCTTGAGTCTGTCTTCCCTGAGTTCCCAAGTGTGTGGCGCAGGAACCGCTGGCACTCATCTCCGGGCCCTGGCCCATTCTGAAAGTGCTCCTGTGGTTTCCCAGCCTGATCGCACCCTCTGGAACTGGGTCCTGCCTGCTGAGTTCATGAACTCTGTTTCATCCCAGCTTCTCTCCCTCCGGCACCCCTTTGCCCACCagggccccaccctgggctctgggtACCCTGATGTCTCTGCCCTTCAGGCCGGGAATATCCCTGAGCAATAGAAGCTTGTCATTCCAGGGTTCTGCAGCGTACGAGTTCCTGTCTGTGGACTATACCGAGAGGAAGTGGAAAGGTCCGGCACTCAGTCAGAGAGCCGTGTACCGGAGCCTCATGCCGGAAAATTATCGCAGAGTGGCCTCATTGGGTAATGATTCTGTTCCCCAGCAACGTAGTCTgcattctatagttttctttgctatgtgcttctttttcaagtttttattgcAAAAAGCTGCAAACGTAAGACAAAGTACAGAGAACAGTGTAATGAACTGTCACGCACCCATCACTCAGCTTTCTAATTATAAGcagtgtctttatttcatttttaattgagcTAGGTGGTTTGGTTAGAATTTGTAGTTGTAAGGAATAGGGAACCACTCATGTTATTGTAAGTCCTGAGTTGCGTTACTTCAGTAAGGCTGAAGGAATGGAAACCCTGATCAAACCTGCCAGCTAGACCATCCTTTGGGAAATGGGGCCCATGGAAACTGGGCCCTGACCCAGAGCAGCACGGGGTCCTcagcaacaacagcaaataatttttatgccagGGAATGTGGTAGTTGCTCCCTGcttacctgttttctccttccaCGGCTACCTATTTTCTTCACTCCGAACCTCTTGTCCTCTCATGGCATCTTCTTGATTAGACTTTCTGTTCCCTCATGCTTTTTGCATGCCGTGGCTCCTAATGGCTTGGCTTCTCTGCTTGCCTCATTTCAGCTTAGAGCTcctacttgtttttattttctttattttgccccATTTCCAGTTGCAGATTTACTTAGAGAGGGACTCCAAGGGTGGTTCAGCCATTAAGTATCATCTCTATTTGGGCAAACTTTGCTCCTGGCCACAGCAGAGGCTGATGTGTAAGGTACAGAGAAGCTACCCTTGGGCCTGGTGCCCTGGTCAGTCGTGGTCTGAGATGTAATGAGACCAGTTGTCATGAGGCACAAAGCATGGCTGCCTCAGCTTCCCCTTCAGGAACGACGGAGGCGGGACAGCTTCCTGGAGGGGGATGTTTTGGGGGCAGGTTCTCTGGATGGCAAGTCTAGGACAGTAGCCAAATCTGAAGAGGGTGGGTGGGCTTAGGAGCCAAGGAGCCCGATATCTATAACTTTCCATGTGCTAAAATGCCATGATGGGTTGTGGCCCTGCTTAAGATGTGATTAAAAGGAACCAACATTTTTGTGTTTAGCCATGACTGATTGCCTGCTTCTTCCCATCTTTTCTAGCTTCCAAAGGAAAGATTGAACTGTTCAGTTTCCTATGATTCCAGATGACCAAGATACCAAAGACATATTTTGAGTCATATTTCAAATTATCGAtccctttcttaatttttttaaaattttttttttttccaacgtttattttatttttttgggacagagagagacagagcatgaacgggggaggggcagagagagagggagacacagaatcggaaacaggctccaggctctgagccatcagcccagagcctgacgcggggctcgaactcacggaccgcgagatcgtgacctggctgaagtcggacgcttaaccgactgcgccacccaggcgccccaatccctttcttaatttttgtagGAATGCAGTACTGCCTTCTACCAGTTCAGTGCCCCAGGGACTAGAGGACCCCCACTTTTAGAGCTCTGCTGTCCCCTGCATGCTTTTCTGAACCCATGGCTTCTCTGAATCTTGTCATTGTCCTCACACGTGAGAATCACTTTTTTTGGTCCGTTTTTTTCCTAATTGTGCTTGCCTACACTGTTTCTCATATTTGACTTGAGGTATCTGccactcctctctcccctcaATATCTTTGCTGAGAACCGTGGAAGCAGACAATGGCATGGTTGGAAAGGATGTTAGAGTTCATCATTTTACTACGTGACTTCTGTAAGATCACCCGTCTGTACAGTCTGTTCTCTTGCCCTccagttgctctttttttttttttccttttaagtttatttatttattttgagagagagagagaacacaagttggggaggggcagagagagagggagagagcatcccaagcagtctctgctcggcgtggagcccaacacatggctcgatcccacgactgcaagatcacgacctgaaccaatatcaagagtcagatgcctaaccgactgagccactcaggtgcccctaattgctCTTTTGAATTGGGTAATTAATTGGAGCAATTAAGAGCTATCAGGACAGAGCTCTGTCCACTCTCTTCCCCCCCCATCGTCCTTCCCCTCTTCATCTTTCTGTCCATGAAGAAAAACTTGAGCTAGTTCCCGCTTTTGTCCTGTTCTTACTGTGTCGCCTCTTAATGTGTCCCCTAATGTGAAGGTTTTTTCAGATACGTAGGCTCCTGATGATTCTGTTTCCTTAACAGgatgcaaaatgaataaaagttgttttcttctctcttttggcAGCAAATGAGACTAGGATGGAGTGTCCAGATTTGCCTGCAAAGCAGGAAGTTTCTAAAGGACTGGGGTCATCTGATGGGACATCAGGAGGCCTCTGTGGGATGGTTTCTGGGGAACCAGAAGCACGAACTGCCTGTGAAGGTGCTTTAGAGAAGCTGGAAGGGCAACCCTCAGATGAGGAAGGGAGCAGACTGGAAAGTGATTTCTTCAAACTAACACACAAGGATAAAGGTAAATCCACAAAAGATGGATGTGATGAATATAAGGATCCAAATCTGTCCTCTAGTGCTACAGAACATCAGAGAGTTCTCAAGGGACAGAAATTTTACCAGTGTGATGAATGTGGTAAAGCTTTCAATCGGAATTCGCACTTCATTGGGCACCAGAgaatccatactggagagaaaccctacgaGTGTAATGAGTGTGGGAAAACTTTCAGGCAGACCTCTCAGCTCATAGTTCATCTCAGAACCCATACAGGGGAAAAACCCTATGAGTGCAGTGAGTGTGGAAAGACTTACCGACACAGCTCCCATCTTATTCAACACCAGAGACTCCATAATGGCGAGAAACCATATAAATGCAATGAATGTGCTAAAGCCTTCACTCAGAGTTCCCAACTAATTGACCACCAGAGAAcccatactggagagaaaccttatgaatgcaATGAGTGTGGTGAGGCCTTTATTCGGAGTAAAAGTCTCGTTCGACATCAGGTACTTCATACTGGTAAGAAACCTTACAAGtgtagtgaatgtgggaaagctttctGTTCTAATAGAAATCTTACTGATCATCAGAGAATCCATACTGGCGAAAAGCCTTATGAGTGTAatgaatgtggcaaggccttcaGTCGGAGTAAATGTCTTATTCGACATCAGAGTCTCCACACTGGGGAAAAACCATACCAAtgtagtgaatgtgggaaagcctttaatCAGAACTCTCAGCTTGTTGATCATGAGcgaattcatactggagaaaaaccttttgaatgtaatgaatgtggtaAGGCGTTCAGTCTCAGTAAATGTCTTATTCGACATCAGAGACTTCACACAGGTGAAAAGCCCTATAAATGCAACGAGTGTGGAAAATCCTTCAATCAAAACTCACACCTCATTATACACCAAAGAATTCACACTGGTGAGAAGCCTTATGAATGTAATGAGTGTGGGAAGGTCTTTAGTTATAGCTCCAGTCTCATGGTACATCAAAGAACCCATACTGGGgagaaaccctataaatgtaGTGattgtgggaaagcctttagtgACAGCTCACAGCTCATTGTACatcagagagttcacactggagagaagccctaCGAGTGTATTGAgtgtgggaaagctttcagtcaGCGTTCCACTTTCAATCACCACCAGCGAACTCACATCGGAGACAAACATTCAGGTCTGGCTCGCTCAGTTTCTTAAGGCATGATTTTCCAAGGAACTTTGAATTAAGCTTTTTTTTATAAGAAGGATGCTCATCCCGATCTCTTAAAACTGCCATTCTCTGCATACTTTCTGGTGGGTCATGAAGGTAGGAAAGTGGGAGTCACAGTGCAATCCTTTCTCAGTCTTGGTAAAGTAAGGACTACACATTTCATGTACTTATAAGTTCATTTATTCGTTTGTCCATTCTTTCATTGGATTTGTTGAGAAATCCAGTTGCTTAGTTACGTATCCCATAATCAGATTGTGTGCTTCTCAAGGACagagattctgtgtttcttaGCGTGCTCCATCTCCTCCATTTTACCATCTGCATAAGTCACTTTCCAAGTCagattcatcttttcctttaCTCTTGGCAAAGGCTCTCCCtgtatagattttaatttttttaatgtttatttatttttgaaggagagagacagggcatgagaaggaaagggagaggggcagagagaaagggagacacagaatctgaagcaggctccaggctccgagctgtcagcacagagcctgacgcagggctcaaattcacgagctgtgagatcatgacctgaaccgaagtcggtgtttaagcaactgagccacccacgtgccccatccCTATAGATTTTAAACTTCCACAATAATCCAGACCTTCATCACCTGTGTTCTCTATCTATAAaaccttttcttcctgtttgctAATGTATTTCCCTTAGATCCTTTCAGATCCCTCTAATCACTAAAAGGCTTTCTTGAAATCCTCTGTCATCCTTcttaaacatctatttttttgACCTTACTGCTTCCAATTAGCTGGTGCTACAGCTGGTGCAACTATTGTTAAACTACCTTGTCAATTATTctcagtgtgtatgtgtat
Encoded here:
- the LOC123575886 gene encoding zinc finger protein with KRAB and SCAN domains 7 isoform X1, translated to MATQGRGTLGLIPRGAVLQKQEWRQTMKQEPGSQTWGQACNLQKNHPPVCEIFRLHFRQLCYHEMSGPQEALSRLRELCHWWLMPEVHTKEQILELLVLEQFLTILPGELRTWVQLHQPENGEEAVAVVEDFQRHLSGPGEVSTPAQEQEIHLEETTALGTSEEFLPTSPLSEGSAPGAHLEPPQDPGTYLLHNGHSGQCASPVPAVSQAGKSGDQAAATVLRMVRPQGSAAYEFLSVDYTERKWKGPALSQRAVYRSLMPENYRRVASLANETRMECPDLPAKQEVSKGLGSSDGTSGGLCGMVSGEPEARTACEGALEKLEGQPSDEEGSRLESDFFKLTHKDKGKSTKDGCDEYKDPNLSSSATEHQRVLKGQKFYQCDECGKAFNRNSHFIGHQRIHTGEKPYECNECGKTFRQTSQLIVHLRTHTGEKPYECSECGKTYRHSSHLIQHQRLHNGEKPYKCNECAKAFTQSSQLIDHQRTHTGEKPYECNECGEAFIRSKSLVRHQVLHTGKKPYKCSECGKAFCSNRNLTDHQRIHTGEKPYECNECGKAFSRSKCLIRHQSLHTGEKPYQCSECGKAFNQNSQLVDHERIHTGEKPFECNECGKAFSLSKCLIRHQRLHTGEKPYKCNECGKSFNQNSHLIIHQRIHTGEKPYECNECGKVFSYSSSLMVHQRTHTGEKPYKCSDCGKAFSDSSQLIVHQRVHTGEKPYECIECGKAFSQRSTFNHHQRTHIGDKHSGLARSVS
- the LOC123575886 gene encoding zinc finger protein with KRAB and SCAN domains 7 isoform X4, with protein sequence MATQGRGTLGLIPRGAVLQKQEWRQTMKQEPGSQTWGQACNLQKNHPPVCEIFRLHFRQLCYHEMSGPQEALSRLRELCHWWLMPEVHTKEQILELLVLEQFLTILPGELRTWVQLHQPENGEEAVAVVEDFQRHLSGPGEVSTPAQEQEIHLEETTALGTSEEFLPTSPLSEGSAPGAHLEPPQDPGTYLLHNGHSGQCASPVPAVSQAGKSGDQAAATVLRMVRPQGSAAYEFLSVDYTERKWKGPALSQRAVYRSLMPENYRRVASLASKGKIELFSFL
- the LOC123575886 gene encoding zinc finger protein with KRAB and SCAN domains 7 isoform X5 produces the protein MATQGRGTLGLIPRGAVLQKQEWRQTMKQEPGSQTWGQACNLQKNHPPVCEIFRLHFRQLCYHEMSGPQEALSRLRELCHWWLMPEVHTKEQILELLVLEQFLTILPGELRTWVQLHQPENGEEAVAVVEDFQRHLSGPGEVSTPAQEQEIHLEETTALGTSEEFLPTSPLSEGSAPGAHLEPPQDPGTYLLHNGHSGQCASPVPAVSQAGKSGDQAAATVLRMVRPQGSAAYEFLSVDYTERKWKGPALSQRAVYRSLMPENYRRVASLANETRMECPDLPAKQEVSKGLGSSDGTSGGLCGMVSGEPEARTACEGALEKLEGQPSDEEGSRLESDFFKLTHKDKGKSTKDGCDEYKDPNLSSSATEHQRVLKGQKFYQCDECGKAFNRNSHFIGHQRIHTGEKPYECNECGKTFRQTSQLIVHLRTHTGEKPYECSECGKTYRHSSHLIQHQRLHNGEKPYKCNECAKAFTQSSQLIDHQRTHTGEKPYECNECGEAFIRSKSLVRHQVLHTGKKPYKCSECGKAFCSNRNLTDHQRIHTGEKPYECNECGKAFSRSKCLIRHQSLHTGEKPYQCSECGKAFNQNSQLVDHERIHTGEKPFECNECGKAFSLSKCLIRHQRLHTGEKPYKCNECGKSFNQNSHLIIHQRIHTGEKPYECNECGKVFSYSSSLMVHQRTHTGEKPYKCSDCGKAFSDSSQLIVHQRVHTGEKPYECIECGKAFSQRSTFNHHQRTHIGDKQYVCTECGKAFSQSANLTVHERIHTGEKPYKCKECGKAFSHSSNLVVHRRIHTGLKPYTCGECGKSFSGKSHLIRHQGIHSGEKTYECKECGKAFSRSSGLISHHRVHTGEKPYTCIECGKAFSRSSNLTQHQRMHKGKKVYKCKECGKICVSNTKIMDHQRIHTGEKPYECDECGKAFILRKTLTEHQRLHRREKPYKCNECGKAFTSNRNLIDHQRVHTGEKPYECNECGKTFRQTSQVILHLRTHTKEKPYKCCECGKAYRYSSQLIQHQRKHNEEKETS
- the LOC123575886 gene encoding zinc finger protein with KRAB and SCAN domains 7 isoform X2, which codes for MATQGRGTLGLIPRGAVLQKQEWRQTMKQEPGSQTWGQACNLQKNHPPVCEIFRLHFRQLCYHEMSGPQEALSRLRELCHWWLMPEVHTKEQILELLVLEQFLTILPGELRTWVQLHQPENGEEAVAVVEDFQRHLSGPGEVSTPAQEQEIHLEETTALGTSEEFLPTSPLSEGSAPGAHLEPPQDPGTYLLHNGHSGQCASPVPAVSQAGKSGDQAAATVLRMVRPQGSAAYEFLSVDYTERKWKGPALSQRAVYRSLMPENYRRVASLANETRMECPDLPAKQEVSKGLGSSDGTSGGLCGMVSGEPEARTACEGALEKLEGQPSDEEGSRLESDFFKLTHKDKETP